In Labrus mixtus chromosome 11, fLabMix1.1, whole genome shotgun sequence, a single window of DNA contains:
- the plekha8 gene encoding pleckstrin homology domain-containing family A member 8, with the protein MEGTLYKWTNYISGWQPRWFVLDGGTLSYYDSQEDAWKGCKGSIKISVCEIQVHSSDSTRVDLTIPGEQYFYLRAINAAERQKWLVALGTAKACLTDNRTKREKELQENTEALKTKMSELRLYCDLLLQQVNRIKENDELGDTAETGIDTGNIVKSTCTTFLRTLEECMQIANRTFSTDMATQSPPGSPTDAAIKPQKIKPGNHLNQNLEEKWSDLPEHSGETIAHETQSLDSGAEGPDEPDRPDHHSSPSDSEAANGTGLLLEEQVTPSLHTAQNTSEIEQYEQPTEGDEGSEEDDTKETEKEQKHKGDQSQEHDNNNQEVNAVQPQHQQEALPDQEEAQQEVDSSTEQEDTGQVETFFSTMSHRFSDIRLDDDNGIPTQEFLDSCYAIVPVLDKLGSTVFAPVKMDFVGNIKKIHQKLMSDPDSFPTLQSIVLHEVHRRVAKVRNSATEALLWLRRGLKFLKEFLSEVNAGEQDIQGALNNAYGKTLRQYHGWVVRGVFALALRAAPSYQNFSAALVSNEGDELKSSFISGVHRDLGVYLPAMEKQLAVLDALYDEYNLESDEVV; encoded by the exons atggAAGGAACGCTGTATAAATGGACCAATTACATAAGCG GATGGCAGCCACGTTGGTTTGTGCTTGATGGAGGAACTTTGTCTTACTATGACTCTCAAGAAGATGCCTGGAAAGGTTGCAAGGGCAGCATTAAAATCTCAGTTTGTGAAATCCAAG TTCATTCCTCTGACTCTACACGAGTTGACCTGACCATACCAGGAGAGCAGTACTTTTACCTCAGAGCCATCAATGCAGCGGAGAGGCAAAAATGGCTGGTGGCACTGGGAACAGCCAAAGCCTGTCTGACGGACAACcggacaaagagagaaaaag AGCTCCAGGAAAACACAGAGGCGCTGAAAACTAAGATGTCAGAGCTCAGATTGTACTGCGACCTTCTCTTACAACAAGTAAACAGGATCAAGGAGAATGATGAGCTAGGAGACACAGCAGAG ACAGGCATAGACACGGGAAACATTGTGAAGTCTACATGCACAACTTTCCTTAGGACTCTAGAAGAATGCATGCAGATAGCAAATCGTACTTTCAGTACAGATATGGCAACACAGAGTCCACCAGGATCCCCTACAGATGCAGCCATCAAACCTCAGAAG aTTAAACCTGGCAATCATTTAAATCAGAATCTTGAGGAAAA ATGGAGTGATTTACCTGAACACTCAGGAGAAACAATTGCACATGAAACCCAGAGCCTTGACTCTGGAGCAGAGGGACCAGATGAGCCTGATAGACCAGATCACCACTCTTCCCCATCAG ACAGCGAAGCAGCAAACGGCACTGGCTTGCTCCTCGAGGAGCAGGTCACTCCTTCTTTACACACTGCCCAGAATACCTCTGAGATCGAACAGTACGAGCAACCAACAGAGGGGGATGAGGGAAGTGAAGAGGATGAtacaaaagagacagaaaaagagcagAAGCACAAAGGGGACCAAAGTCAAGAGCATGACAACAATAACCAGGAAGTGAATGCTGTGCAGCCTCAGCACCAACAGGAAGCTCTTCCGGACCAAGAGGAGGCTCAGCAGGAAGTAGATTCTTCTACAGAGCAAGAAGACACAGGGCAGGTGGAAACTTTCTTCAGCACAATGAGTCACAG atttagtgATATAAGACTGGACGACGACAATGGTATCCCTACTCAAGAGTTTTTGGACTCATGCTATGCAATAGTGCCTGTATTAG ACAAGCTGGGCTCCACAGTGTTCGCACCAGTTAAAATGGATTTTGTTGGAAATATCAAG AAAATTCACCAGAAGCTGATGTCAGACCCCGACAGCTTCCCAACACTACAGTCCATTGTGCTGCATGAAGTCCACAGACGCGTTGCCAAGGTTCGCAACTCGGCCACCGAGGCTCTGCTATGGCTCCGACGAGGCCTGAAGTTCCTCAAAGAGTTTCTGTCAGAGGTCAACGCAGGAGAACAAGACATTCAGGGAGCACTGA ATAACGCTTATGGAAAGACTCTTCGACAGTACCATGGATGGGTTGTGAGAGGCGTGTTTGCT CTGGCCCTACGAGCTGCCCCGTCTTATCAAAACTTCAGTGCCGCCCTGGTGTCAAATGAAGGCGACGAGCTGAAGAGCAGCTTCATCAGCGGCGTGCACAGAGACCTGGGAGTGTACCTGCCCGCCATGGAGAAGCAGCTGGCTGTCCTCGATGCTCTGTACGATGAATACAACCTGGAGTCAGATGAAGTGGTGTGA
- the colq gene encoding acetylcholinesterase collagenic tail peptide yields MTPLTLGLYLPLWFCYGLAQSSFLDSFISFPAALRPQGEQKRFNPCCLLSPPPPPLFPPPPSLWRRHAHIEGVSSNSGESESGTGDKGSACVRGLPGPAGPPGLQGPLGLPGIGGPKGEKGEIGRPGQKGRTGPPGLPGKQGPAGWPGPTGPKGEKGDPGLMGLPGARGPIGPRGLPGYKGEKGSRGDRGESGVKGDKGAMGFPGMLGQKGELGPKGEPGISGNRGPTGRPGKRGKQGTKGDLGSVGPMGPAGPQGPSGHPGPPGSPATGLYMVGSKGARGPPGPPGKCSCGSLSSFPYDDYPSRGNYAKVPAIFVVSNEEELERLNIENALAFRKDQRSLYFKDIDGWLPIQTFPFQLTPFQSMENAPDDEGYCGDGIVQISSGEECDDKNRVVTDGCVKCKHAYCGDGYRYEGAEECDGKDFGYQTCNSYLPGSYGHLKCTPYCVIDSTNCKYFT; encoded by the exons ATGACTCCTCTAACACTTGGACTGTATCTGCCTCTGTGGTTCTGCTATGGCCTGGCTCAGTCCTCTTTTCTGGACAGCTTTATTTCATTCCCAGCAG CTCTCAGACCGCAGGGGGAGCAGAAGAGGTTCAACCCATGCTGTTTACTGAGTCCGCCGCCACCCCCACTGTTTCCTCCACCCCCTTCACTTTGGCGCCGCCACGCTCAT ATTGAAGGTGTTTCATCAAACAGTGGAGAGTCAGAGTCGGGCACTGGGGACAAAGGTTCTGCATGTGTCCGAGGCCTCCCCGGGCCAGCTGGTCCCCCTGGCCTTCAG GGTCCACTTGGATTACCTGGGATAGGAGGGCCAAAGGGAGAAAAG GGAGAAATCGGAAGACCTGGGCAAAAG GGTCGGACAGGTCCTCCTGGACTTCCTGGGAAACAGGGACCAGCTGGATGGCCAGGACCAACTGGGCCCAAA GGTGAGAAAGGAGACCCGGGGTTGATGGGTTTGCCTGGTGCCAGAGGACCAATTGGGCCCCGG GGGTTACCAGGGTATAAAGGAGAAAAG GGTTCTCGAGGTGATCGTGGTGAGAGTGGAGTCAAAGGTGACAAG GGGGCGATGGGTTTCCCAGGAATGCTTGGACAGAAA ggTGAATTGGGTCCAAAAGGAGAACCTGGAATCTCAGGAAACAGAGGACCCACTGGGCGACCAGGAAAGAGAGGGAAGCAA GGCACGAAAGGAGACTTGGGCAGTGTGGGTCCCATGGGACCTGCAGGCCCACAGGGACCTTCCGGCCACCCTGGTCCTCCTGGTTCACCTGCTACAG GACTGTACATGGTAGGATCGAAGGGTGCACGAGGTCCACCAGGGCCTCCTGGAAAGTGTAGCTGTGGCTCTCTCAGTAGCTTCCCATATGATGATTATCCCTCAAGAGGAAACTATGCCAAAGTACCAGCG ATATTTGTTGTGAGCAATGAGGAAGAACTGGAGCGTCTTAACATAGAGAACGCTCTTGCATTCCGTAAAGATCAGAGATCTCTCTATTTCAAAGACATCGATGGCTGGCTGCCAATCCAG ACTTTTCCATTCCAGCTGACACCGTTCCAGTCGATGGAAAATGCTCCTGATGACGAAGGTTACTGTGGCGACGGGATTGTGCAGATATCCAGCGGGGAGGAGTGTGATGACAAAAATCGAGTAGTCACTGACGGCTGTGTTA AGTGTAAACATGCCTACTGTGGAGATGGGTACCGCTATGAGGGGGCTGAAGAGTGTGATGGGAAGGACTTTGGATACCAGACATGTAATTCATACCTTCCAGG GTCATATGGTCACCTCAAGTGCACACCATACTGTGTTATTGACTCCACAAACTGCAAGTACTTCACTTGA
- the fkbp14 gene encoding peptidyl-prolyl cis-trans isomerase FKBP14, which produces MNVFHICSILPSLFVFVTGGKLPEPEVKIEVIHKPFMCYRKSKYGDMLLVHYDGFLESNGTRFHSSRNEGDKNPVWFTLGIKEVLKGWDKGLKDMCTGERRKLTVPPSLAYGKEGKGKIPPGSTLVFDIELMDIQNGPRSHESFRDMDLNDDWKLSRQEVKEYLKKEFEKHGYSPNDTHHEVMVDDIFKNEDEDKDGFISAREFTYQHDEL; this is translated from the exons AtgaatgtttttcacatttgttcGATATTGCCctcactttttgtgtttgtcactgGGGGTAAACTACCCGAGCCAGAGGTGAAGATAGAAGTTATACACAAACCCTTCATGTGCTATCGTAAATCAAAATACGGAGACATGCTTCTTGTTCATTACGATGGATTCTTGGAGAGCAATGGCACCAGGTTTCATTCAAG CCGCAATGAAGGAGATAAGAATCCAGTATGGTTCACTCTTGGGATCAAGGAGGTGCTCAAAGGTTGGGATAAGGGTCTCAAAGACATGTGCACAGGAGAGCGCAGAAAACTGACCGTCCCTCCATCTCTGGCTTATGGCAAGGAAGGAAAAG GCAAGATCCCTCCTGGTAGTACCCTCGTTTTTGACATCGAGCTCATGGACATCCAAAATGGTCCCAGGTCACATGAGTCTTTCCGGGACATGGATCTAAATGATGACTGGAAGCTCTCTCGACAGGAG GTGAAGGAGTACCTGAAGAAAGAATTTGAGAAACATGGATACTCACCTAATGATACACATCATGAAGTGATGGTGGATGACATCTTCAAAAATGAGGATGAGGATAAAGATGGTTTTATATCTGCAAGAGAATTTACCTACCAGCACGATGAGCTCTGA